From a region of the Chloroflexota bacterium genome:
- a CDS encoding ABC transporter permease, with product MQSLRDTWLLFKHYLTMTMRNPVMVIVGLFQPVVQLLLFAPLLEPIAGTEGFPEGGAIGVFTPGLLVMLGITGSLFVVFGFIAELRAGVLERMRVTPLSRLALVLGRLLRDVTMLLLQALVLVGVAWLMGLRADPAGVALSLLIVVLLGLLVSSCSYAVALILQDENTVASLLNFLILPILLLSGITLPLTLAPDWIRNVAGVNPFAYAVDASRALFIGQLEHPAVWQGFAVMGVLSFLGVFWAVRSFRQGVA from the coding sequence ATGCAATCGCTACGTGATACATGGCTGCTGTTTAAACATTATCTCACCATGACCATGCGCAACCCAGTGATGGTGATTGTCGGCCTTTTTCAACCAGTGGTGCAATTGTTATTATTTGCGCCCTTGTTAGAGCCAATTGCTGGAACTGAGGGCTTTCCCGAAGGCGGCGCAATCGGGGTTTTTACGCCTGGCTTGCTGGTGATGTTGGGTATTACTGGCTCGTTGTTTGTGGTATTTGGCTTTATTGCCGAGTTGCGGGCGGGCGTGCTTGAGCGCATGCGGGTTACGCCACTGAGTCGGTTGGCGCTCGTGCTTGGGCGTTTGCTGCGCGATGTCACGATGTTGCTGCTGCAAGCCTTGGTGCTGGTTGGCGTGGCATGGCTTATGGGCTTGCGGGCTGATCCTGCTGGCGTAGCGCTTTCGTTGTTGATTGTGGTGCTGCTGGGCTTGTTGGTTTCTTCATGCTCGTATGCGGTTGCGCTGATTTTGCAGGATGAAAACACAGTTGCCTCGTTGCTCAACTTTTTGATCTTGCCAATTTTACTGCTTTCAGGCATTACGCTACCGCTCACTTTAGCTCCTGATTGGATTCGCAATGTCGCGGGAGTTAATCCATTTGCCTATGCTGTTGATGCCTCGCGGGCCTTGTTTATTGGTCAGCTTGAACATCCAGCGGTTTGGCAAGGGTTTGCAGTGATGGGCGTATTGTCGTTTTTGGGTGTTTTTTGGGCGGTGCGCTCGTTTCGTCAAGGCGTGGCCTAG